Proteins encoded together in one Telopea speciosissima isolate NSW1024214 ecotype Mountain lineage chromosome 4, Tspe_v1, whole genome shotgun sequence window:
- the LOC122660264 gene encoding E3 ubiquitin-protein ligase RNF185-like has product MASGFEKSTNKPPQSPSCSGSGSNDAGNFECNICLELAQDPIVTLCGHLFCWPCLYKWLHIHSQSQECPVCKALIQQEKLVPLYGRGKTPSDPRSKSIPGVNIPNRPAGQRPETAPPPDNNHFPQHGMGFMGFPPMATARFGNFTLNAGFGGLIPSLFNLQVHGFPDATVYGSAAGFPYGFSNSFHGPHGHGFTRPTSQGQQADSYLKMLFLMVGFFVILALVWS; this is encoded by the coding sequence ATGGCAAGTGGGTTTGAAAAATCAACAAACAAGCCGCCCCAAAGCCCTTCTTGCTCAGGCAGTGGTAGCAACGATGCTGGTAACTTTGAGTGCAATATCTGTTTGGAATTGGCGCAGGATCCAATTGTTACTTTGTGCGGTCACCTCTTCTGTTGGCCTTGCCTCTACAAGTGGCTCCACATTCACTCGCAGTCTCAGGAGTGCCCAGTTTGTAAGGCTCTAATACAGCAGGAGAAATTGGTTCCTCTTTATGGCAGGGGAAAGACACCTAGTGATCCGAGATCTAAATCAATTCCTGGAGTTAATATTCCCAATCGTCCAGCAGGGCAGAGGCCAGAAACTGCTCCCCCACCAGATAATAACCATTTCCCACAGCATGGGATGGGCTTCATGGGGTTCCCCCCAATGGCGACTGCAAGATTTGGGAACTTCACACTCAATGCAGGGTTTGGTGGTCTGATTCCATCCCTGTTTAATCTTCAGGTGCATGGTTTCCCTGATGCCACAGTGTATGGATCTGCTGCCGGTTTTCCTTATGGATTTTCTAATTCATTTCATGGGCCTCATGGGCATGGGTTCACTCGACCTACAAGTCAAGGACAACAGGCTGATTCCTATTtgaagatgctatttcttatgGTTGGTTTCTTTGTGATCCTTGCTCTAGTTTGGTCATAA
- the LOC122657625 gene encoding elongation of fatty acids protein 3-like — MGTTTIQRQPLSYWLSEHPSIVGFRWSHSQSWGSTWSFLFSSIATYITVSIFLHLFLALFRRSHRPVPLGPIPAIHSLAMSLLSVVIFVGILLSTASEIRDTRWFWRRSKTPFQWLLCFPLGTRPSGRVFFWSYVFYLSRFLHLLRTFFTILRRRKLTFFQLFNQSILLCMSFLWLEFSQSFQVLAILSTTLAYSVVYGYRFWTAIGLPSACFPFVVNCQVMLLGCNLVWHVGVLLLHFLKGGCNGIGAWIFNSVLNGVILLLFLNFYLKMHLKKRKIVAVEDDPSTIHACSALEAKREMEKTEEKKDL; from the coding sequence ATGGGAACCACCACGATTCAACGACAACCACTCTCTTATTGGCTGTCGGAGCACCCGTCGATCGTGGGGTTTCGATGGAGTCACTCCCAATCTTGGGGTTCTACATGGTCCTTCCTATTCTCCTCCATAGCCACCTACATCACCGTCTCCATCTTCCTCCACCTCTTCTTGGCTCTCTTCCGCCGCAGCCACCGTCCGGTGCCTCTTGGTCCCATCCCTGCAATCCACAGCCTCGCCATGTCTCTTCTATCCGTCGTCATCTTCGTCGGGATCCTCCTCTCCACCGCCTCCGAGATACGCGACACCCGTTGGTTCTGGCGGCGTTCCAAAACCCCTTTCCAGTGGCTCCTCTGCTTCCCTTTGGGGACTCGCCCCAGCGGCCGTGTCTTCTTCTGGTCTTACGTCTTCTACCTCTCCCGCTTCCTCCACTTGCTTCGCACCTTCTTCACGATCCTCCGTCGCCGTAAACTCACATTCTTTCAGCTCTTCAACCAATCCATTCTCCTCTGCATGTCCTTCCTCTGGCTCGAGTTCTCGCAATCGTTCCAGGTCTTGGCTATCCTTTCTACCACTCTGGCGTATTCGGTGGTGTACGGGTATCGGTTCTGGACGGCTATTGGACTCCCCAGCGCTTGCTTTCCCTTCGTTGTGAATTGCCAGGTAATGTTGTTGGGGTGCAATTTGGTCTGGCATGTTGGGGTCCTTCTCTTGCATTTTCTGAAAGGTGGGTGCAATGGAATTGGGGCTTGGATCTTCAATTCTGTGTTGAATGGTGTCATTCTCCTGCTTTTCTTGAACTTCTACCTGAAGATGCatctgaagaagagaaagatcgTTGCCGTCGAAGATGACCCTTCAACAATCCATGCATGCTCTGCCTTGGAAGcgaaaagagagatggagaagactgaagagaagaaggatctTTGA
- the LOC122660552 gene encoding probable 1-acyl-sn-glycerol-3-phosphate acyltransferase 5, whose translation MYNFTCNIDKFIIHEYVNALEKEPLNNSWKQMDSRPLTSNNGLEHHPLTPIRVLRGLICLLVLLSTAFMMLLYCGPVICVILRLFSIHYSRKVASFIFGAWLGLWPYLFEKINRTKVIFSGETVPAKEQVLLIANHRTEVDWMYLWDFALRKGRLGYIKYILKSSLMKLPVFGWAFHLLEFIAVERKWEVDNSIMHRMLSTFTDPRDPLWLAVFPEGTDFTEQKCVRCQEFAADNGLPILNNVLLPKTRGFYACLEILRNSLDAVYDVTIGYKHRCPLFMDNVYGVHPAEVHIHVRRIPLNEIPTSEKEAAAWLVDTFQLKDQLLTNFTAQGYFPNQGTEGDLSTFKGMVNFIVVIAFTIMCIFLTFFSSIWFKIYVALGCSYLASATYFNFRPLPIIGSVKAMLGYKKSKL comes from the exons ATGTACAATTTCACCTGCAACATAGACAAATTTATCATCCATGAATATGTAAATGCTTTGGAGAAAGAGCCTCTGAACAATTCCTGGAAGCAAATGGATTCCAGGCCTCTCACTTCAAATAATGGACTCGAGCACCATCCTTTAACTCCGATTAGGGTTTTAAGGGGTCTGATATGTTTACTGGTGCTACTTTCAACAGCGTTTATGATGTTACTGTACTGTGGTCCTGTGATCTGTGTCATATTACGGTTATTTAGTATACATTATAGCAGGAAAGTGGCATCATTCATTTTTGGTGCTTGGCTAGGCTTATGGCCTTACCTCTTTGAGAAGATAAACAGGACTAAAGTTATCTTTTCAGGAGAAACTGTTCCTGCCAAGGAACAGGTTTTGCTTATTGCCAACCATAGGACTGAGGTTGACTGGATGTACTTGTGGGACTTTGCATTGCGGAAGGGACGTCTTGGGTATATTAAGTATATCCTTAAGAGCAGTTTGATGAAACTACCAGTTTTTGGTTGGGCATTTCACCTTCTAGAGTTCATTGCGGTGGAGAGGAAGTGGGAAGTTGATAATTCAATCATGCACCGAATGCTTTCAACTTTTACTGATCCTAGAGATCCTCTTTGGCTTGCTGTTTTCCCTGAAGGCACTGATTTCAC TGAGCAGAAGTGTGTACGGTGTCAAGAATTTGCAGCCGACAATGGCTTGCCTATCTTAAACAACGTCCTTCTTCCAAAGACTAGAGGTTTCTATGCCTGCTTGGAAATTCTGAGGAATTCTTTAGATGCAG TCTATGATGTAACTATTGGCTACAAGCATCGGTGCCCTCTCTTCATGGATAATGTATATGGTGTGCATCCTGCTGAAGTCCACATTCATGTTCGACGTATCCCCCTAAACGAGATTCCAACCTCTGAGAAAGAGGCTGCTGCTTGGTTGGTGGATACGTTCCAGCTCAAGGATCAGCTGCTCACTAATTTTACCGCTCAAGGCTATTTCCCCAATCAAGGAACAGAAGGAGATCTCTCTACATTTAAGGGCATGGTAAACTTTATAGTGGTGATTGCATTCACCATCATGTGTATATTCCTTACATTTTTCTCATCTATCTGGTTTAAAATATATGTGGCATTGGGTTGTTCTTATCTTGCATCTGCTACCTATTTCAATTTTCGACCATTGCCAATTATAGGCTCTGTGAAGGCTATGCTTGGTTACAAGAAATCTAAGTTGTAA